A region from the Lutra lutra chromosome 1, mLutLut1.2, whole genome shotgun sequence genome encodes:
- the QARS1 gene encoding glutamine--tRNA ligase: protein MAALDSLSLFTGLGLSEHKARETLKNTALSAQLREAATQAQQTLGSTIDKATGTLLYGLASRLRDPRRLSFLVSYIANKKIHTELQLSAALEYVRSHPLDPINTEDFEQECGVGVMVTPEQIEEAVEAAINRHRPQLLEERYRFNMGLLMGEARAMLKWADGKMIKHEVDMQVLHLLGPKTETDLEKKPKLSKARPEEKDRRTAKDMMENGEAADQALSLMEQLRGEALKFHKPGENYKTPGYVTTPHTMDLLKQHLEITGGQVRTRFPPEPNGILHIGHAKAINFNFGYAKANNGICFLRFDDTNPEKEEAKFFTAIYDMVAWLGYSPYKVTYASDYFDQLYAWAVELIHRGQAYVCHQRGEELKGHNSLPSPWRDRPIEESLLLFEAMRKGKFAEGEATLRMKLVMEDGKMDPVAYRVKYTPHHRTGDTWCIYPTYDYTHCLCDSIEHITHSLCTKEFQARRSSYFWLCNALDVYCPVQWEYGRLNLHYAVVSKRKILQLVAAGAVRDWDDPRLFTLTALRRRGFPPEAINNFCARVGVTVAQTTMEPHLLEACVRDVLNDTAPRAMAVLEPLQVVITNFPATKSLDIQVPNFPADETKGFHQVPFGPMVFIERTDFKEEPDPGYKRLAWGQPVGLRHTGYVIELQNVVKGPSGCVESLEVTCRRADTGEKPKAFIHWVSQPLTCEIRLYERLFQHKNPEDPAEVPGGFLSDLNPASLQVVESALVDCSVALAKPFDKFQFERLGYFSVDPDSGQGQLVFNRTVTLKEDPGKV, encoded by the exons ATGGCGGCTCTGGACTCGCTGTCGCTCTTCACCGGCCTTGGCCTGAGCGAGCATAAGGCCCGGGAGACGCTCAAGAACACGGCTCTGAGTGCGCAGCTGCGCGAGGCGGCGACCCAG GCGCAGCAGACTCTGGGCTCCACTATCGACAAAGCTACCGGGACCTTGCTATATGGTTTGGCATCCCGACTCAGGGATCCCCGGCGTCTTTCTTTCCTTGTGAGCTACATAGCCAATAAGAAGATCCACACCGAGCTCCAGCTGAGCG CCGCCCTTGAGTATGTGCGAAGTCATCCCCTGGACCCCATCAACACCGAGGACTTTGAGCAGGAATGTGGTGTGGGTGTCATGGTGACCCCAGAGCAGATTGAAGAGGCT GTGGAGGCTGCCATAAATCGTCACCGGCCCCAGCTCCTGGAGGAGCGTTATCGTTTCAACATGGGATTGCTGATGG GAGAGGCTCGAGCTATGCTCAAGTGGGCAGATGGCAAAATGATCAAGCACGAAGTGGACATGCAG GTTCTTCACCTTCTGGGTCCCAAGACAGAGACTGATCTGGAGAAGAAACCCAAG TTGTCAAAAGCTCGGCCAGAAGAGAAAGACCGGAGGACAGCAAAGGACATGATGGAGAATG GTGAGGCTGCTGACCAGGCCCTCTCTCTGATGGAGCAGCTCCGAGGGGAGGCACTTAAGTTCCACAAACCTG GTGAGAACTATAAGACCCCAGGCTATGTAACCACTCCACACACCATGGACTTACTGAAGCAGCACCTGGAGATCACTGGAGGACAG GTTCGGACCCGGTTCCCGCCGGAACCCAATGGAATCCTGCACATAGGACATGCCAAAGCTATCAACTTCAACTTTGGCTATGCCAAG GCCAACAATGGGATCTGTTTTCTACGCTTTGATGACACCAACCCTGAGAAGGAGGAAGCAAAGTTCTTCACTGCCATCTACGACATGGTCGCCTGGCTGG GTTACAGTCCTTACAAGGTTACATATGCCTCTGATTACTTTGACCAGCTGTATGCCTGGGCCGTGGAGCTCATCCATAG GGGCCAGGCCTATGTGTGCCACCAGCGAGGAGAGGAGCTCAAAGGCCATAACTCATTGCCCTCACCCTGGAGAGACCGTCCTATAGAGGAGTCACTGCTGCTCTTTGAG GCAATGCGCAAGGGCAAGTTTGCGGAGGGTGAGGCCACATTGCGGATGAAGCTGGTGATGGAGGATGGCAAGATGGACCCTGTGGCCTATCGAGTCAAGTATACACCACACCATCGCACGGGGGACACCTG GTGCATCTATCCCACCTATGACTACACACACTGCCTCTGTGACTCCATCGAGCACATCACCCACTCACTCTGCACCAAGGAATTCCAGGCCCG ACGCTCTTCCTACTTCTGGCTGTGCAATGCTTTGGATGTCTATTGCCCTGTTCAGTGGGAGTATGGCCGTCTCAACCTTCACTATGCTGTTGTGTCCAAGAGGAAAATTCTGCAGCTTGTGGCAGCTGGTGCTGTGCG GGACTGGGATGACCCACGGCTCTTCACACTCACAGCCTTACGACGGCGGGGCTTTCCGCCTGAGGCCATCAACAACTTTTGTGCTCGG GTGGGGGTGACAGTGGCACAGACCACGATGGAACCCCATCTGCTAGAGGCCTGTGTGCGTGATGTGCTAAATGACACAGCCCCACGGGCCATGGCTGTGCTGGAGCCATTACAGGTCGTCATCACCAACTTTCCTGCTACCAAG TCCTTAGACATCCAGGTTCCCAACTTTCCAGCTGATGAGACCAAGGGCTTCCATCAGGTTCCCTTTGGACCCATGGTCTTCATTGAAAGGACTGACTTCAAAGAA GAGCCAGACCCTGGCTATAAGCGCCTGGCATGGGGCCAGCCTGTGGGTCTAAGACATACAGGCTATGTCATCGAGCTGCAGAATGTTGTCAAG GGCCCCAGTGGCTGTGTAGAGAGCCTGGAGGTGACCTGTAGACGGGCAGATACTGGAGAAAAGCCCAAGGCCTTTATTCACTGGGTGTCCCAACCTCTGACTTGTGAGATTCGCCTTTATGAGAGACT ATTTCAGCACAAGAACCCTGAGGATCCTGCTGAGGTGCCTGGTGGATTCTTAAGTGACCTGAACCCG GCATCGCTACAAGTGGTGGAGTCAGCGTTAGTGGACTGCTCTGTGGCCTTGGCAAAGCCCTTTGACAAATTCCAGTTTGAGCGGCTTGGCTACTTCTCTGTGGATCCCGACAGCGGCCAGGGACAG CTTGTCTTCAACCGGACTGTCACACTGAAGGAGGACCCAGGAAAGGTGTGA